The genomic stretch TTACCTAGGGAGTTAGTGATTACGATTTCATACTCATGACCAACCTTCACTTGAGTTAACCCAAGAGGTTTCGGTTCAATGTCCTCATCATGCTGTTCGTTCCCTGCTTGAACGGGTAAAAACTCGAAAAATGCAACATTCGGAAGTACAGCGTATGTGGTTAACTCGGGAAGTACACTAGGATTAATATTGGCTGCGATACGTCCCTCACTACATACATATTCTTCACAAATCAATGGAAGCTCCCCAGCAGACACCCGTAATCTTCCTACATATTTTTCGCCACACCCTGTCATGATTCCAAGGACATACTTTGCGTTCGGGAAAAGCTTGGGTATCAAACCTTGCCAAGAACACTCGCGTAATTCCATACAAATGTTGTAAATTGTATCTGATAATCCAACATCTTGTTTGAGAAGACAAGATACGGCTTCTCTAAGAGATGGATCCGTGATTCGACTGCTCAATACTCCTACGCGAATGTCACCACATAACTCTTCCCATACTTCTTGAAAATTTTCAAATGCAAGCACAGATGAATGTGcaaacaatgaaaagatgaattGTACTTCATCGCGAAATATCAATCCACACAAAAGATTACAGTAGGTGCCTTGCTGAAAATCAGAAGCACGTCGGACTTCAAGAGGACTACAATGCTCTACCCTTGCACCCAATTTCGCCTTCCGGTGACTGAAATAGACAGAGCTACCAAACCTCACCTCTAGACCACCCTTTGTTTTAGTTGGCGGAAAAATATACGTGAACATCAAAGCCTTTTTGCTCTCGTCAATAGGGAATTCCCTACATATATGGTCTGTGTCAATCAAACATGTTGAATATTAAACTAATGTAAAAGGTCTTTACAATCTAAAATTTCCAACCGTAATTCCAGATAACGTCAGCTTCACCTTGCAAAATTCGGGTGAGATAGACCGATAGGGTTTGTGTCAGGTTACTTTGCGTCGGGTTATTCACTCTAGTCAATTTTACTAGTATAATGAAAACGAAAATTTATGAACTACTCCATATAGGCAATTCAATTGATTAGAACATACGTATTCAGTTATTCCAATGATAATATTACCTGCTTCTATACGCATAGGAGGTCAGTTTGGACACTATGCAGACGTTCATTCTGTCTTCTAGGCAAGGGATGAGTTTGCTCTTCCCGGAAGTTGTACCCGAACTATAACAATAgcaaagaa from Silene latifolia isolate original U9 population chromosome 5, ASM4854445v1, whole genome shotgun sequence encodes the following:
- the LOC141657070 gene encoding jasmonoyl--L-amino acid synthetase JAR4-like isoform X2; the encoded protein is MSKLDLDQTPVMDTKSKSYMERVINEEEEFNPDKWISEFEEVTKDAQRIQRELLEKILKQNGETEYLKKYGLNASRSDEETFKKCVPLVTYDDMQPYIERIADGDTSSILTTKPVPSFVFSSGTTSGKSKLIPCLEDRMNVCIVSKLTSYAYRSREFPIDESKKALMFTYIFPPTKTKGGLEVRFGSSVYFSHRKAKLGARVEHCSPLEVRRASDFQQGTYCNLLCGLIFRDEVQFIFSLFAHSSVLAFENFQEVWEELCGDIRVGVLSSRITDPSLREAVSCLLKQDVGLSDTIYNICMELRECSWQGLIPKLFPNAKYVLGIMTGCGEKYVGRLRVSAGELPLICEEYVCSEGRIAANINPSVLPELTTYAVLPNVAFFEFLPVQAGNEQHDEDIEPKPLGLTQVKVGHEYEIVITNSLGLYRYKLGDLVKVTGFYNSTPQLQYICRAGVILSITDEKTSERDLQVAVEEASKHLGTDKVQLVDYTSYGDVSSKQEHYVIFWELDRDCSDNVLQKCCNSLDKAIPDVIYEYNRELLHIRPLELRIVQRGTFTKIVEHKASVGAGNTTQFKMPKCLKNEQFLKIFNDNVTNSYFSTAYD